In Amia ocellicauda isolate fAmiCal2 chromosome 3, fAmiCal2.hap1, whole genome shotgun sequence, the DNA window ATTGCTGAATTTGATGATGTCTACCTTGCCCTTCAGATCAGCTGGGTAGGAGACGAAGAAATAGACAGGCGGGGGGCCTACAGGGTATAAGACAGGGACAGGGTCACAGATAGTGATGTCACAGTTTTGTGTTCAGAGTGAACACTGTGCTGAAGAGATGTGGAGTGGGACAAGGCCATTGAGAATCCCAGATAGGTTTTCATGGATGAATGAGGCTTGAGGATTTCAGGGCTTTTGCATTATTAGATAACTAGGTGAGTTATTACAAAAAGGCCATTGCTCTCTCAATGGCTGGACATACTGTTGATACCCAGACACTTCTGAGTTACTTCTCCATTACGCATTATTAATCTTGGCAACACATTTTTGCAAGAGAGCTCTACAACAGCCATAGGttataacaataaaacaaattctgTGTAACAAAATGGCAGACACCATCTTATGAATTCAGATACTGTATTTGTGGACAGCTGTTTAAAATGATTGTACCCAGCTTACGTCTGAGAATTCTAACCCATATCTGTAAAATCAAAACCCAATACACTGACCCACCTGTCTTACTGCTGCTCAATGTGCAGGATTGCTCTCTCTGCTGGGCATTGTTGCTATTGAAACTGTCAGTCTGCTGAAAGCATGCAAGGTGCAGATTAGTACAAATAAGGTAATGAAACTTGGTGAAAACACACTAAATTCTAGTTATCGTTGCCGTTTATCAGTCATTAAACTGTGGAAGAGGGCAATGGTGTGCTGTGGGGGACAAGGGCAggttgtaaaaataatatattgataaGGATCATGCAAGAAAACTGTACTCTACATGTTTTACATGAAGACTGGTGGACAGCATAGAGataactttttctttctttttaaagaggCAAACCTAAAACCAGATGGAATGGGAGTGAGATAAGAGGAAAGCTTTGCTGATAACAAGTAAAGCACATGAGACAACGTGAACAACACTTAACAACATGATACCAAACGCAAGTTATTCCCCCGTCGTCAGCTGCAGCTGTATTGCGTCTGGGAGCCTGTGAATTGGCCCGCTGGTTTCGCCCACCTGATTCTTGAGCGCTGAGGCCAGCTGCATCTTGATGGTCGCCAGCTCTGACTCCAGGGTCTCCACCTTCTGTGCCAGCTCCTATACACAAGTACAACACAAACACCTTCTCAGGACCTATTGCTGTGAAGTCATTCGTCTTCTGCTTCATCTGTGTTCTAAAACTATGTCTAGTCCCCATCTCACATACTTGCGTTCCAGTGCTTATTTTGCCTTGACTCTGATATTTGTTATTTCTATCATCTGGTTTGCCATTATCCAAGTATTGACCCTGCTTACCTCTGATTGGTCTGCTTGGGTCTCTGTTCCGTAGGACAGGAAGAGAACCCCAATCATCACAATGTGTGCCATCAACAACATCTGGAAAATAAATGAGCAAGTCCAGAAAGGTGAGGGAAGGAAGAAGCCTGACACAGCCAATCCATCTCCCACCTTTTCAAGATGGAAACCGAGAGGGCGAACAAGTCAGTGTTGGTTTGTTGACTGCTAATCAAAGGAGGAACacgctgacagtgttttgccaTCTGCCTCCCAGCCCAATTAGGCTGACAGTTGCTGATATAATATAAAGAAGTTCCCTTGTAATGTTCATTGATTTTTctccaaacaaacagaaacaaagacCAAAATCCGTCATGAGAGCATTACATCAAGAAAGGAGAAGAAGCTGTTTTTCTTGTGTGGCTAAGCATTCCCGTCTCCCTGTGATTTACAAGTCCTGCAACATgtacaatatttaattaatccAGTACTGCgtgcattattttttaattggtcTAATATCAGTTGATGATTTATATTCCGGGAATGAGTCATACATAATCACAACCAGGCCACTTTCTTTCAGGCAATTAGTCTCACTGCAGAGCAGGGCAGTCTGTTAGGAAATCGGTGCAGCACTGCAAGAAACTTACAAGATGACTTTCTTTGCTCCATAAGTTGCCCCTGATTTCCTGAAAGAAGCTGCTGCACTGTAAATGCACAATCCTAACAGGTGAGAGTTTAGGGCAGTAACAGAGAATTTTGTACAGTTGCTGAACCAAAGAATGTAACTTCTCTCAAGAATTCCTCCACTTTCTAGTGTAGAACATTTGCTGCTGGACCATTTAAGTACCATTTAATTTTCCTCCAGGCCTCATTTAAACAATCCTGATTTTAGAAATAGCCCTTACCTTTGAGTGATTCTGTAGCTGTGTGAGACGATGTTTGTCTGAAGGGTCTGCAGTTACTAAGTGTTCCAGATGGCTCAGCCAGTTTCTTATTGTGTCAGACTGAACGCCCACACTCATCCTGTCCACCGACTTCCATTTTTTGCCAAATCAACTTTCAGGTCAGGGAGAGGACAAACACTGCACCCAtgcagatacaaaaaaaaacacccatgttttggtcccgggagtggaggcaagttcagatcctgttTGTGATGCCAagtgttgaacccttcttggaaataactggaaaaatcGTTGAGATAacacaaatagaactttaatcaagctag includes these proteins:
- the LOC136743548 gene encoding complement C1q-like protein 2 isoform X1 codes for the protein MSVGVQSDTIRNWLSHLEHLVTADPSDKHRLTQLQNHSKMLLMAHIVMIGVLFLSYGTETQADQSEELAQKVETLESELATIKMQLASALKNQQTDSFNSNNAQQREQSCTLSSSKTGPPPVYFFVSYPADLKGKVDIIKFSNAFVNIGQAYNPATGIFACPVSGIYQVFFSSNFGRGTTTNLWLVKDGHKLIISHSDLPGHTVGNQVLTLLELQKGSHLWVTQDGGMTWSGPNYHAINFGGYLLYPLPDKQKP
- the LOC136743548 gene encoding complement C1q-like protein 2 isoform X2 — protein: MSVGVQSDTIRNWLSHLEHLVTADPSDKHRLTQLQNHSKMLLMAHIVMIGVLFLSYGTETQADQSEELAQKVETLESELATIKMQLASALKNQTDSFNSNNAQQREQSCTLSSSKTGPPPVYFFVSYPADLKGKVDIIKFSNAFVNIGQAYNPATGIFACPVSGIYQVFFSSNFGRGTTTNLWLVKDGHKLIISHSDLPGHTVGNQVLTLLELQKGSHLWVTQDGGMTWSGPNYHAINFGGYLLYPLPDKQKP